A genomic segment from Candidatus Saccharimonadales bacterium encodes:
- a CDS encoding ATP-binding protein produces the protein MSAIATGVGVAVFMAVVVGGVAFFVYRRILRRAKAIERGIKMVPIRIHLPPPGNEGEESDPRTVMRQKIAQAETLYSLLAGATKKGASTAIYGQRHISLEIVATDGTIHFFMAVPVALVPVAEQAIQSAYPTARLEEVEDYNIFSEQGKLKGTTGGELILQQPYSYPVMTYAELENDPMQALLHTLSQLKAGEGAAVQIMVRPADKSWSNAVNKLAAQKRKSPGSTSLKITPKDLAKAAIKSPKSADPASPAAAIETPQLTGIDEAIISSIEEKAKHPGFETLIRVLASSPDNTRAQGLLTQMVSAFSLYEAPGRNGFKMISAGNISGLVTAFIFRFFPPELRSQILNTQELATLFHLPDAEATPTSQVERQQFQEADSPVNLPTEGLLFGYNQFRGVQKEVRLSTNDRRRHTYIVGQTGTGKSTMLENLAVQDMLAGRGFAFIDPHGDTAERLLSVVPKARAEDIVYFNPGDVERPLGLNLFEFSSPEQKDFIIQETINMLYKIYDPGKTGIIGPRFEQWFRNAALTLMSDPAGSTFIEIPKVFTDSEYLKQKFKYLQDQTVIEFWTKEMAQTSDFHKSEMLGWFSSKFGAFLQNEMMRNIIGQTKSAFNFREIMDQNKILIVNLSKGLLGELNANLIGMIFVIKFQAAAMSRAQVPEDQRNDFCLYVDEFQNFSTDSFATILSEARKYRLNLIVANQFISQLSEEIRTAVFGNVGSVVSFRTGPEDADFLVKQFAPIFDSHDLVNIPNYNAVIRLMVGGLPSQPFSLRALPPLTVSNPELGEAIKQLSAAKFGSSKNQVAAEITARLQGHTPEPPSVAAEPQAGQASANSEPAADLLDIKPLVPPKAASVPQATPPEPVAKPNIAAPAPVAKTEISPPEPVSASSNPQIPAKPIQAQPTAPMAPKPQPQAPSQPTPSPVQAPAAATKTPEPQLAPTPKLQPGQIHVDEHGNVTQG, from the coding sequence GTGAGTGCTATCGCTACCGGAGTCGGTGTGGCTGTCTTTATGGCGGTAGTAGTTGGCGGCGTGGCCTTCTTTGTATATCGGCGCATTCTCAGGCGAGCCAAAGCCATCGAGCGCGGAATCAAAATGGTACCGATTAGGATCCATTTGCCACCACCAGGTAATGAAGGGGAAGAGTCTGACCCACGCACTGTGATGCGTCAAAAAATTGCCCAAGCCGAGACGCTCTACAGTTTATTGGCTGGGGCTACCAAGAAGGGGGCCAGCACAGCCATTTACGGTCAGCGCCATATCTCACTCGAAATTGTAGCCACCGATGGGACTATTCACTTCTTTATGGCAGTGCCAGTGGCTTTGGTGCCAGTCGCCGAGCAGGCCATCCAATCAGCTTATCCAACAGCCAGATTAGAGGAGGTCGAGGATTACAATATCTTTAGCGAGCAAGGCAAATTAAAGGGCACGACCGGGGGTGAGTTGATCTTGCAGCAACCCTATTCATACCCAGTTATGACCTACGCTGAACTCGAAAATGATCCGATGCAGGCCTTATTACATACTCTTAGTCAGCTCAAAGCCGGCGAAGGGGCAGCGGTCCAAATAATGGTTCGTCCAGCCGACAAGAGTTGGTCCAATGCCGTTAATAAACTAGCGGCTCAGAAGCGTAAATCTCCGGGCAGCACCAGTCTCAAAATTACGCCCAAAGACCTGGCCAAAGCGGCCATCAAAAGTCCAAAATCAGCTGACCCAGCCAGTCCCGCCGCCGCCATCGAGACCCCGCAGCTAACTGGCATTGACGAAGCCATCATTTCGTCCATTGAAGAAAAGGCCAAGCATCCTGGGTTCGAAACTTTGATTCGGGTGCTAGCTTCGAGCCCCGATAACACCAGAGCCCAGGGTCTACTTACCCAGATGGTCAGCGCCTTTTCGCTCTACGAAGCCCCTGGCCGCAACGGCTTTAAAATGATTTCGGCTGGCAATATATCTGGATTAGTCACCGCCTTTATCTTTCGATTCTTTCCGCCAGAATTGCGATCGCAAATTCTAAACACCCAAGAATTAGCCACTTTATTTCATTTGCCCGATGCCGAAGCTACCCCGACGTCTCAAGTGGAGCGCCAACAATTCCAGGAGGCCGATAGCCCCGTCAATTTACCAACCGAGGGCCTACTGTTTGGTTACAACCAGTTTCGGGGGGTCCAAAAAGAGGTTCGCTTGAGTACCAATGACCGCCGCCGCCACACCTACATCGTTGGTCAGACCGGCACCGGTAAATCAACCATGCTGGAAAACTTGGCGGTCCAAGACATGCTGGCTGGTCGAGGCTTTGCCTTCATTGACCCCCACGGTGACACAGCCGAACGTTTGCTCAGTGTGGTGCCAAAAGCGCGGGCTGAAGACATCGTTTATTTTAACCCTGGTGACGTCGAAAGGCCCCTGGGGCTGAATCTCTTCGAGTTTAGTTCGCCGGAGCAAAAGGACTTTATTATTCAAGAAACCATCAATATGCTCTATAAAATCTATGACCCGGGCAAAACTGGCATCATTGGCCCTCGCTTTGAGCAATGGTTTCGCAATGCGGCCCTAACTCTAATGAGCGATCCGGCCGGTTCGACATTCATAGAAATACCCAAAGTTTTTACCGATTCCGAATACCTCAAACAGAAGTTCAAGTACCTTCAAGATCAGACCGTGATTGAGTTCTGGACCAAAGAAATGGCTCAAACTAGCGATTTCCATAAATCCGAAATGCTCGGTTGGTTTTCTTCTAAATTCGGGGCTTTTCTGCAAAATGAGATGATGCGAAACATCATCGGTCAGACCAAAAGCGCCTTTAACTTCCGCGAGATTATGGATCAAAATAAGATCCTGATTGTAAACCTAAGCAAGGGCTTGCTGGGCGAATTAAATGCCAACTTGATCGGTATGATCTTCGTCATTAAATTTCAAGCGGCGGCCATGAGCCGAGCTCAGGTGCCGGAGGATCAACGCAACGATTTCTGCCTCTACGTCGATGAGTTTCAAAATTTTTCGACCGATTCGTTTGCCACCATTCTTTCCGAGGCTCGCAAATATCGCCTGAATCTGATCGTGGCCAACCAATTCATCTCCCAGCTATCCGAAGAAATCCGGACGGCCGTATTCGGCAATGTTGGTTCGGTGGTTAGTTTCCGGACTGGGCCCGAAGACGCCGATTTCCTGGTTAAACAATTTGCGCCCATCTTTGATAGTCACGATCTCGTCAACATTCCAAACTATAACGCCGTAATTAGGCTAATGGTTGGCGGTCTGCCATCACAGCCGTTTAGTCTTCGAGCTCTACCGCCTCTAACCGTCTCTAACCCGGAACTGGGGGAAGCCATCAAGCAACTCTCAGCGGCCAAATTTGGCAGTTCCAAAAACCAAGTTGCGGCCGAAATTACAGCCCGGTTGCAAGGTCACACTCCTGAACCACCTTCAGTTGCAGCAGAACCTCAAGCTGGGCAGGCTAGCGCCAACAGTGAACCAGCGGCTGACTTACTTGATATTAAACCACTTGTTCCACCTAAGGCTGCGTCGGTTCCTCAAGCGACTCCTCCTGAGCCTGTGGCTAAACCCAACATCGCAGCACCCGCACCAGTAGCGAAAACTGAAATCAGCCCACCAGAACCAGTCTCAGCCAGCTCTAACCCCCAAATACCCGCCAAACCAATTCAAGCCCAGCCCACGGCACCAATGGCACCCAAGCCTCAGCCGCAAGCACCAAGCCAACCCACTCCATCGCCAGTTCAAGCCCCCGCTGCAGCCACTAAAACCCCAGAACCCCAATTGGCCCCTACCCCCAAACTCCAGCCCGGTCAGATCCACGTTGACGAGCACGGCAACGTTACTCAGGGTTAA
- the gyrB gene encoding DNA topoisomerase (ATP-hydrolyzing) subunit B: MAKTQEYSAEQIQVLEGLDPVRKRPGMYIGGTGPEGLHHLVWELVDNSIDEALAGFAKHVVVTLMADGGVRVDDDGRGIPVDKVKATGKSALETVLTVLHAGGKFGSGGYKVSGGLHGVGVSVVNALSAKLIAEVSRDGKVYHQEYKQGVPQGEMKVTGSSTHTGTSITFYPDPNIFETIGFDFDIILDRLRHQAYLTKSVQTSIIDETASRRFSFYFEGGIKSYVTHLNKNKEVINDPPFYVEREVSGTMVELAIQYNEGFNENVKTFANNIHNAEGGTHLTGFRTALTRVINEYARKNGYIKDNEENLTGEDCREGITAVISVKLTDPQFEGQTKAKLGNPEIRGYVEQVVSEWLSYYMEENPGEAKKIVAKAALSARARIAARAARDTVIRKGALDGLTLPGKLSDCRSKDPAESELFIVEGNSAGGSAVDGRDSHFQAILPLRGKILNVERARLDKMLANNEVKNVIIALGTGIADQFEIDKVRYHKVVIMTDADVDGAHISTLLLTFFYRHMPQIIEKGYLYIAKPPLYLLSSGKKKFYAYSDEERDEIIDRLTSERSAAKKAGAKVEEVDPVVVTAEDADEGEAAAEDNLEETEIVDDTQKNRLKDAGITGIQRYKGLGEMNAEQLWETTMDPDQRLMIKVEVEDAEKADAVFNKLMGDEVILRKNFIQTHAKSVSNLDI, encoded by the coding sequence ATGGCAAAAACGCAAGAATACAGCGCTGAGCAGATTCAAGTTCTCGAGGGACTAGACCCGGTACGCAAACGCCCCGGGATGTATATTGGTGGCACTGGGCCTGAGGGCCTGCATCACTTGGTCTGGGAATTGGTTGATAATTCGATCGACGAGGCCCTAGCCGGATTTGCTAAGCACGTCGTAGTGACTTTGATGGCCGACGGCGGCGTTAGAGTCGATGACGATGGCCGCGGAATCCCGGTCGATAAGGTTAAAGCTACGGGTAAGAGTGCTCTAGAAACAGTCCTAACAGTCCTACATGCTGGCGGGAAATTCGGTAGCGGTGGTTATAAAGTTTCGGGTGGTTTGCACGGCGTAGGCGTCAGCGTAGTTAATGCTCTTTCAGCTAAATTGATCGCCGAAGTTAGCCGTGATGGTAAGGTTTATCACCAAGAATACAAGCAGGGGGTGCCGCAGGGCGAAATGAAAGTTACTGGTAGCAGTACTCATACTGGCACCAGTATTACTTTCTATCCCGATCCCAACATTTTTGAAACGATCGGGTTTGACTTCGATATCATCCTGGACCGCTTGCGCCATCAGGCCTACCTGACTAAAAGCGTTCAAACCAGCATCATTGATGAAACCGCATCACGCCGCTTCAGTTTCTATTTTGAGGGTGGCATTAAATCCTACGTTACCCACCTCAATAAAAATAAAGAGGTTATCAATGACCCACCTTTTTATGTTGAACGCGAAGTCTCTGGGACAATGGTTGAATTAGCCATCCAATATAACGAGGGCTTTAACGAAAACGTCAAAACTTTTGCCAATAACATTCATAATGCCGAGGGTGGCACCCATTTGACCGGTTTCAGGACTGCTCTAACCAGGGTTATTAATGAATATGCGCGCAAGAACGGCTACATCAAGGACAACGAAGAAAACTTAACTGGCGAAGATTGTCGCGAGGGTATTACAGCTGTGATTTCAGTGAAATTAACTGATCCCCAGTTCGAAGGCCAAACCAAGGCCAAACTGGGCAATCCCGAGATTCGTGGCTATGTCGAGCAAGTTGTCAGTGAATGGCTGTCGTACTACATGGAGGAAAACCCCGGCGAGGCCAAAAAGATTGTGGCTAAAGCCGCTCTTTCGGCCAGAGCCCGGATTGCGGCCAGAGCAGCTAGAGATACGGTTATTCGTAAAGGCGCGCTCGACGGCCTGACCTTGCCGGGTAAACTATCGGATTGTCGTAGCAAAGACCCAGCCGAATCAGAACTCTTCATCGTTGAAGGCAACTCGGCCGGTGGTTCGGCCGTCGATGGCCGCGATAGCCATTTCCAGGCCATCCTGCCTTTGCGTGGCAAGATCCTTAACGTTGAGCGGGCCAGACTCGATAAAATGCTGGCCAATAATGAAGTTAAAAATGTCATTATCGCTTTGGGCACCGGTATCGCTGATCAGTTCGAAATCGACAAGGTGCGCTATCACAAGGTCGTTATAATGACTGATGCCGACGTCGACGGAGCCCACATTTCAACCCTGCTACTGACTTTCTTCTACCGTCATATGCCTCAGATCATCGAGAAAGGCTATCTCTACATTGCTAAGCCACCACTGTATTTACTCAGCTCTGGCAAAAAGAAGTTTTACGCTTACAGTGACGAAGAGCGAGATGAAATAATTGATCGCTTGACTTCTGAACGCAGTGCCGCCAAAAAAGCCGGTGCCAAGGTTGAGGAAGTCGATCCAGTCGTGGTTACAGCCGAGGACGCTGATGAGGGGGAAGCAGCGGCAGAAGATAACCTAGAAGAAACCGAAATCGTCGATGACACCCAGAAAAATCGTTTGAAAGATGCCGGCATTACCGGGATCCAGCGCTACAAGGGTTTAGGTGAGATGAATGCCGAGCAGCTCTGGGAAACTACCATGGATCCAGACCAGCGATTGATGATTAAAGTCGAAGTCGAAGATGCCGAAAAAGCCGATGCCGTCTTCAATAAACTAATGGGCGACGAAGTCATATTGCGCAAAAATTTTATTCAAACTCACGCCAAATCGGTAAGTAACCTGGACATCTAG